The bacterium nucleotide sequence CCTCATCTTTGTTCTGTATTCTCAGACTTTCGATCCTATTCGAGTTTCAATGAATATTTTTAACCACAAAACACACGAAACACAGGAAAAGTACAAAAAATACTTTCGTGTGTTTCGTGGTTAACATTCCTCTATTCGTACTTCAAAGTGCGGCTCATCAGCTCCGAAAAAGCATTCGCAGGGTTTCTTCCCTCGAAGAGGATGGCTGATACCTGCTCGGCAATAGGCATTTCCACCTGATATTTCCGGGCCAGACGTAAGGCCGCCCGGGTGGTCACTACCCCTTCGGCGACCATTTTCATGCCGCTCTGAATCCGGGATAATTCCTCTCCCCGGCCTATCCGCAGCCCCAGAGTCCTGTTCCGGCTCAAATCACCAGTGCAGGTCAGGACCAGGTCTCCCATTCCGGCAAGACCATAGAAGGTTTCCTGACGGGCACCCATAGCTACCCCCAGACGGGTTATTTCAACCAGCCCGCGGGTGATAAGGGCGGCACGGGCATTATGGCCAAACCCCAGACCGTCGGAAATCCCGGCGGCAATGGCAATCACGTTTTTCAGGGAACCGGCCAGCTCCACACCAATAAGGTCACTGTTCCGGTAAACCCGAAAATAGGGAGAGGAAAACATATGCTGAACATAAATGGCTTCCTGCTCGCTCTGGCAGGCTACGGCTACGGCTGTGGCCATCTTCCGGGAAACCTCCCTGGCGAAACTGGGGCCGGAAAGGCATGATATCCTGATCTCAAGCCGGGGAGGAATTAATTGCTGAATTACCTGGGAAATGCGCAGTAAAGAATCCTCTTCGAGTCCCTTGGTAGCCGAAACAAGATGCACTCCTTCAGAAAGATAACGCCGGTACTGGAGGGTGACCTGCCGGGCCACATGGGAGGGAACTACGGAAACAATGACTGACTTTCCTCTGACCGCCTCCTCAAGGGAATTTGTAGGACTTACGCCGGCAGGAATTTCAATTCCCGGCAGAAACAGAGTATTTTCTCTCTTTGTTTCGATCTCCTTAACCAGATCCGGCTCAAAGACCCACAGGGTAACTTCATACCCCTTGTCTGCCAGCAGAACAGCCAGGGTAGTTCCCCAGCTCCCGGCCCCGATAACCGCAACCTTCACACCCATAACCACTCACCTGACCCTGGGGGCATTGCCCTCGATTGTTACCCTTTTCAAATACTCGGTGATGGCCTGATCGTAGTGGGCCGTATGAGCGTAGACTTTCTTCATGAGAGAAAATCTGGTAGCGCAACTGACCGATCCCTGGTTTTCCTCCATTTCCCGGCAAATTGAAGGATAATCCGACGGATCCACGACTACGACCACATCCTGGAAATTCTTCGCCGCGGCCCGCAGCATGGTTGGACCGCCAATGTCAATGTTTTCAATGGCCTGATCAAATGTGCTTTTCGGATTGGCAACGGTTTTCTCAAACGGGTAGAGATTGACCACAACCATATCGATCGGCAGACAGCCCTGCTCGGCCAACTGCCGCATATGCTCAGGATTATCTCTTCTGGCCAGAAGCCCGGCATGGATTTTGGGATGCAGGGTCTTTACCCGGCCATCCAGCATCTCCGGCGATTGGGTATAGTCGGAAACCGGAACCATCGGTATTCCCTTCTCCTTCAACAACCTGGCCGTACCTCCGGTAGACAGTATCTGAATGTTCCACTCATGCAGTTTCCCGGCTAATTCCACAAGCCCGGTTTTGTCCGAAACACTGATCAATGCCCTTTGAATTTTTCCCATGAGCTCTCCATCCTTCCCCTGCCCTGGCCTTTCCTGCTGCCAGAGCATCAGGGAATCTCCTTTCCTTCGTTCCTAAAAATCCCCGCTATCTCCTGACGGGATCGATGTATCTGCCGTTCCCTCTCCTCCTTCCGCTTCATGTGCCGCCTCATCGATCATCTGCTCCAGCTCGTCACCGGCAAATTCCTCGCCCATTTCCTTCCCCATTTTTTTCATCCATCTGGCCATGCTGACCGGATCATTTTCATCCAGTCCTGCAAGTTTGGAGGGATCAGCCAATGACTCCAGTCTGGCCTCGTCGGATTTCAGCATCCGAACGCGAGAGATCAGTTTTTCAAGATCGTTACTGCCGCAGTGCCTGCACTGTGGAGATTGAGGACTGGTCAGGTTTAAAATGAGAAAAGTTGACCTTTTGCAGCATTGCCTGCATTCATATTCATAAATTGGCATAAGGCTATTTCTCCTTTTTTACCTTGGTAAAAGAAGTATCAGTTATCAGTTTCTTTACTGATCACTTGCTTTTTACTGACCACTGACCACTATCGACCACTATCCTGAATGCTCTTCTTCATTCTGGCAGTGGTTGATGCGGTAAAGTTCCTCCCTGGCCTGGACAATGCAATATTCGGGATTTGCCATACCCTTCAGGCATAACAATTTCCTTCTCTTTTGTCCTTCGGGCAAGGTCTCGGCCTCACTCACATCCACCAGGGAACCATGCGAGCAGTTCAGGCATTTTTCATATTGATCATCCATAATTCTGCCGGTCAAAAGTGCCTGCCTGGCCTCAGCCAGGGTCCAGGGGTGAGCTTTGGCCTTGCTCTCAATTTCAACCGCGTGGACCCGCTCCAGAATCAGCCTCCCCCGGTCCAGATGCAAGGTTGCCTTAAAGTCGAGCTGATCTCCCTCACCAAGCCGAAGGCGGCTCTGCTGAGAAGAGCTGAGGATGGCATAGATCGTATCCTCAAAAGGGGTAAGATCCACGAACCCTTCCTTGAACACCAGAATAAACCCCTGAAATAACAAGCGGGAATGACCGTTGTTACAGTTCATGATAACCCTGGGTTTGACTGTGGCGATTGTTCCGGCAAAGTCAACCTGTCGATCCTTC carries:
- a CDS encoding NAD(P)H-dependent glycerol-3-phosphate dehydrogenase, which encodes MGVKVAVIGAGSWGTTLAVLLADKGYEVTLWVFEPDLVKEIETKRENTLFLPGIEIPAGVSPTNSLEEAVRGKSVIVSVVPSHVARQVTLQYRRYLSEGVHLVSATKGLEEDSLLRISQVIQQLIPPRLEIRISCLSGPSFAREVSRKMATAVAVACQSEQEAIYVQHMFSSPYFRVYRNSDLIGVELAGSLKNVIAIAAGISDGLGFGHNARAALITRGLVEITRLGVAMGARQETFYGLAGMGDLVLTCTGDLSRNRTLGLRIGRGEELSRIQSGMKMVAEGVVTTRAALRLARKYQVEMPIAEQVSAILFEGRNPANAFSELMSRTLKYE
- a CDS encoding zinc ribbon domain-containing protein is translated as MPIYEYECRQCCKRSTFLILNLTSPQSPQCRHCGSNDLEKLISRVRMLKSDEARLESLADPSKLAGLDENDPVSMARWMKKMGKEMGEEFAGDELEQMIDEAAHEAEGGEGTADTSIPSGDSGDF